GATTTCgtatattttatttacaatcaAAAAGCCAATCCAATTTTTATGTTTCAAGATACAGTAATTTCTGAGttctaaacaaaaaaaatttctcagaagataaacaaaagtaatGATATGTAAATgtgaataaaatataagtgacttttaaaaacataGCAAACTAAAAGATCAAAGGAACTTAACGGAAAaggttaaaaaataaaattttccGTTTTATTTCTCGTATCATATTGTAAAGTTTACGATAATTAATCATTTACAGCCCTGTATTAAACACCtataaatatttcttcaaaccTGCTGAGTAGATAAGGTTTAAAGTCCGATAAATGCATATATGTTCATTGCATTCGGACCAAATTCAAACTAGTTGGTATAATAACAATGGATTGGCATATTACTGCTagacaaaaataaaataaaataaataacgatcgtgaaaataaatatttttaatttcatagCAAGAGAGAAACACGTAAAACAAgtataattaaataagtGTAAAgaacattttctttgttgtgcttaaaattttgtaattaTAAATCCAAGAGTTTACAAATTTCGTTGACGCTTACTTTAATTCAATTactaaaatcaattttaaacaaaataatacaaaattaagaacaaaatttcccaatttacaattttgaCTCGTTTAGCAATACATTACTGATagaattcattttctcttcaCTAAGTTGTCAGCTACGTGCAGtttgatatatttttaaacgaCACATTGAATTGCAAAGAGTATCTCATGTGATCTACGAAATAGCGGTatgtataaataaatgtttattattattataagAAGTCCAGTAGTATCGGTCACCTTATAGCTAATTACTGAACTATAGAATCAGGTTCAGTTATAAttctatttataatattgCAAATAATTGACTGATTATCAATAAGATCTATCTCAATATCGTATCATCTATATGGTACGATGTGTAATTAGgacatgtgacatatagtgatcCTCAATGttagtattgctgacatatACTAGTGCATTATGCTACTTTCCGTCGCGTATCACTCGATGTCATATCTTAGAAACTAGTTAAATCCTTCTATGCATACTTCCGGATAACTGCGTTTATGTGCATAAATACCCATCATTAAGTGCTATTAGAAAGAACGCAATTTGAATCTCGTTTAGTTATAATCTATTTCATTGGTAGGTACAGCATAATTCATATTTGAGAATATCCATAACAAGTTGCTACTTGTATTACTtgcattttgaaatataatAGCAAAAACACTTACCGTAGTTCTAAGAATATCTCAAACAGAGAACATACTGTGTAGCACGAACTATTTGAATATTCAACTTATATAAAcgattttctttaaaaaaatagcacACACGCATAGTATCAATTTTTGCGCGAAACAAATTTACTTGCTTAAGAATTATCACTTATATACGTCAAGTATGTCAAACAAATTAGATTTACAAATTATTCATCTACTGAATAGTccaatttgcaaaaaaaaattaagattTCCgaatcaactttttttttttgttgtaatTAGGATGATTTTCCAGAAATATATCTGTGTAGTCAAAATGTATTAATACAAGCTGACATCATAACTTTTATATGTTAAACTGAAATGAAAGCAATCCCGTCAAGACTTCCGCAAATATTAGATATCAGTTGATGACAAATTAATTGCCAGAAAGGTATGATAAATACTAAACACCGGTATTATTCCTCAAGCGTATATTACTCGTTTGGATGAAAGGTTATAGGTTTAAAGACATTCAATCAACTTTTAACCACCCATTATTTTCCACATTTTCAGTCTTTGAAATACATTTTTGTTATCAATTAAGCTAGAAATGCTCGACGTTCTTATTGCAAGTTCTATACATTACGCTgagtaaaataaatctcCTGTCATGCTAGCCGCTGCAAAATGagtgataaaaatttatcagcTGAACCATCCTGGTTTGTCGTAGAgcattttataaaataaaatttgcaGAATTccatatttttaaaatattgatAGTAAAAAACCAGCTGTTCAATGATTAAATTCTGGTAATAACTTTGCCGCATATGTGTGCAACAAACgtaagttttttcaaataccATGAGCTTAAATAGCCttcagtaaaaataaataaaattatatcaTTTGCAACTTTTGTCATTAATAcgtttcatttttttagtttcgTATCAGAGCATTAACCCCATCATAATTCAGATATAAAAATTGCTCAATCATTATCTCAAGGGGGTCAcactaaaaaataaaaaagcgTCCAACAAATTATGATTTTGGAACTTAATTGCttaaaaatccaaaatatAACTTGAAAATTGAACAGTAATTCTCAACCAAGACTCTCGTAAGTAGTGATTGGTTTCAAGCACAATTTTGATGCAAGATTGTTGGAGGCTATAAATTATCAGCGACGAGTTTTGCATATCTTGACTGTACGGCCCATAAGAGCGTAACTTAAGTAGTAATTAAGCTCAGTTCCTTTCAACGTATTAAGTTTCTAACAATAACGTTGTTGAGGTTTATCATTTTGTCTCTCGTTAACATCGTTATGAAAAATGCCTTCCTTAAATATTATGTGcgtataaaatttaaaagcttGTAACTGTTAAAGTACTCGcgatttgaaaaataataatttcaGTACTTGTGGTTTTGCAAGTCCACattaataaatgttttttaagaGTCGAAAAAGTCTCAACTTCGTTTTTCTATTTGATCCGCTTGATCAATTCGATTTTGGACGTCCCTTAGTAAATTTCCTACCACCATGTTGATAGTGCTCGAAGTAAATATGTCGTATCCTTTTAATTcccctttttttatttcggTCATGCTTTTGGGATATTCATTAGAGAACTTTAGCAATTGATTGCTTGTATAATATCTCCGTAAATTGAAGTCCGACATGATGAAGGCAATACAAAATTATATAATCTTTTGACAATATCGATGCGCAAATAGTATAAAAGATCAGCAATTATTCGAGTTTTTATGCTATACACATGGGATCATGCTGCTTTTTATATATTCAGTTTCTTATCTAAATCggtaatataaaaatattgcgCTAACGAGCACTTTCCCTTCAGGGATACCTGCTACAATTTGTAGGCcaataaaattatcattTGTACTTGAATCAGTGATGTGAAACTGAAGATctaaataaagaagaaggaagCGATAAAAATCGTTTCAACATacgtttgaaaaaattcttctttGGAACTATTTGTGTTgatcaaaagaaattgcaaaGCCACACACAAAAACCTATTTAGTGATTGTCGATATACTATTCCCTTCCGTTTTAGCAAAGCGGAATAAAAACTCAGGTAGGCTAATGATACGGAATATGCATTTCTTAATGAATAAGGGGAACCTAAAATCGTCAGAGTTCAAGTATGTGACATTATCAGTTTAAATGTATAACGAAagcatttaattttaatcaTGTACTCctaaaaatgatttttaaaacatgaTTAATTGAAATACCAACCAAGAAGAtactaaataaatataagtGTCAATCTGTTGTGGTTagcttttttcaaatatttattaattagcGAACTGCATCGTTTT
This portion of the Schizosaccharomyces pombe strain 972h- genome assembly, chromosome: I genome encodes:
- a CDS encoding uncharacterized protein (Schizosaccharomyces pombe specific protein); the encoded protein is MSDFNLRRYYTSNQLLKFSNEYPKSMTEIKKGELKGYDIFTSSTINMVVGNLLRDVQNRIDQADQIEKRS